One Aegilops tauschii subsp. strangulata cultivar AL8/78 chromosome 7, Aet v6.0, whole genome shotgun sequence genomic window carries:
- the LOC141028011 gene encoding 3-ketoacyl-CoA synthase 4-like produces MLLSSSRSKARFRLTQVVRTITASDDNAYRCVYQEEDDEGIKGANLSKNLMAIAGDALKANITAMGPLVLPTSELIKFLLVSLARKVLLGRRIRPYIPNFHTAFEHFCIHVGGPVVISSVQRGLNLSYEHVEPSWMTLHQFGNQSSASVWYELGYIEAKGRMLKGNRVWMIGFGAGYECNSAVWVCIHTSHGDHGPWARCIHRYPLDVQK; encoded by the coding sequence ATGCTGTTATCGAGTTCTAGGTCCAAAGCCAGGTTCCGCCTAACACAGGTTGTGCGGACGATCACTGCTAGTGACGACAATGCCTACCGCTGCGTGTACCAGGAGGAAGATGACGAGGGAATCAAGGGCGCCAATCTGTCAAAGAACCTCATGGCTATTGCTGGAGACGCTCTCAAGGCCAACATCACGGCCATGGGGCCACTTGTCTTGCCTACATCAGAGCTGATCAAGTTTCTTCTTGTCTCCTTGGCGAGGAAGGTGCTCCTTGGGAGGAGGATAAGGCCTTACATTCCCAATTTCCATACAGCGTTCGAGCACTTCTGCATCCACGTCGGTGGACCAGTGGTGATCAGCTCGGTACAACGTGGACTTAATCTATCATATGAGCATGTTGAGCCTTCATGGATGACATTGCATCAATTCGGAAATCAGTCAAGTGCATCTGTGTGGTATGAGTTGGGATACATAGAAGCTAAGGGTCGAATGCTAAAAGGTAATAGGGTCTGGATGATTGGTTTCGGAGCTGGGTATGAATGCAACTCCGCGGTGTGGGTGTGCATCCATACATCTCACGGTGACCATGGGCCATGGGCTAGGTGCATCCATCGATACCCGCTAGATGTGCAGAAATAA